The Streptomyces sp. NBC_01463 DNA window CCAGCAGCCGGGCGAGATCGGCCAACTCGCCGTCACGTCCCACGAATCTGTTCAGTTCCGCCGGGAGATTGCCCGGGTGACAGGGGGCCGGAGCGTCGGGAGAGGTGGCCGGAGGACCCGAATCGTCGGGGGAGGGGCAGGGGCGCTGAGGGCGTCGCATGAAACACGCAGAGTACTGGCCCGAAAGCGCTCCGTACAATCTCGTTGCGGGAACTCCCACCGGGCCCGCCCGCAATGCGGTACAAGGCGCGAGCCCCGGCGCGATAGGCTCGGGGGACGGTGAGCGGCCGCCGCTGCGGCCCTCGCCGAAGAGCAGAGATCAAGACAGAGACAGACGACAAGCCAGAGAGCGGTGCACTGTGTCCGGTGGTGAGGTGGCCGGGATCCTGGTGGCCGTCTTCTGGGCGATCCTGGTTTCGTTCCTCGCCGTCGTGCTGGTGAGGCTCGCCCAGACGCTCAGGGCGACCACGAAACTCGTGGCGGACGTGACCGAACAGGCCGTCCCGCTGCTCGCCGACGCCTCCGCGACCGTGCGTTCCGCGCAGACCCAGCTCGACAAGGTCGACGCGATCGCGACGGACGTCCAGGAGGTCACCTCCAACGCCTCGGCCCTCTCGTCCACCGTCGCCTCCACCTTCGGCGGCCCGCTGGTCAAGGTCGCGGCGTTCGGTTACGGGGTCCGCCAGGCCATCGGCCGCAAGACCGGTCCCGAACCGGAAGGGCGCTCCCGGCGCTCGGTGATCGTCGGCCGGACCGTGCCGTCCGCGCGTGGCAAGAAGCGCAACGGCAGAAACTCCCGCGGATCGAAGGACTGACGCAGCGATGTTCCGCCGTACGTTCTGGTTCACCGCCGGCGCAGCCGCCGGCGTCTGGGCCACCGCCAAGGTCAACCGGAAGATCAAGCAGCTGACCCCGGAGAGCCTCGCGGCGCAGGCCGCGGACAAGGCGCTCGTGGCCGGTCACAAGCTCAAGGACTTCGCCCTGGACGTCCGCGAGGGCATGGTCAGGCGCGAAGCCGAACTGGGCGAGGCGCTGGGGCTCGAAGCCCCCGTCGACCCCGATCTCCCCGTGCAGCGCCACTTCGCCGTCGAGGCCGAACCCCGGGAATCCCGCAGGCTTCCCCCCTCGTCACGCACCTACAACTCGTACAACCGGAATGAGGACCACTGATGGAGTCGGCTGAAATTCGCCGCCGCTGGCTGAGCTTCTACGAGGAGCGCGGTCACACCGTTGTCCCTTCGGCGTCGC harbors:
- a CDS encoding DUF948 domain-containing protein, translated to MAGILVAVFWAILVSFLAVVLVRLAQTLRATTKLVADVTEQAVPLLADASATVRSAQTQLDKVDAIATDVQEVTSNASALSSTVASTFGGPLVKVAAFGYGVRQAIGRKTGPEPEGRSRRSVIVGRTVPSARGKKRNGRNSRGSKD
- a CDS encoding DUF6167 family protein — translated: MFRRTFWFTAGAAAGVWATAKVNRKIKQLTPESLAAQAADKALVAGHKLKDFALDVREGMVRREAELGEALGLEAPVDPDLPVQRHFAVEAEPRESRRLPPSSRTYNSYNRNEDH